A region from the Nostoc sp. HK-01 genome encodes:
- a CDS encoding TPR repeat-containing protein, with protein sequence MSQTRNRWIVRVILALAVLMFVGVSIIPIISAFNSPTPTSQNTAPKGNLASSDQKSKLQDEVRGYELVLQREPENQTALKGLLQARLQLLSLNQGDVQGVIAPLEKLAKLNPERSEYGVLLAQAKQQIGDKEGAAQAYRTILDTKPGDLKALQGMVALLIDQQRPEAAIGLLQETLNNATQANNIQPGSVNVIAVQVLLGNVYAAQKRFPQAVNVYNQAIKKDPKDFRPVLAKAMLLKEQGKTSEAKPLFDSAVNLAPAQYRDEINKAATASSTPTSAATSAPVPVPVPVPASTPKP encoded by the coding sequence GTGTCTCAAACGCGTAATCGTTGGATAGTGCGAGTCATCTTGGCATTAGCCGTTCTTATGTTTGTGGGTGTATCTATAATTCCTATTATTAGCGCTTTCAATAGTCCAACACCGACAAGCCAGAATACTGCTCCTAAAGGTAACTTGGCTTCCTCTGACCAAAAATCAAAATTGCAAGACGAAGTACGGGGTTATGAACTAGTTTTACAACGGGAACCTGAGAATCAAACTGCCCTTAAAGGTTTATTGCAAGCGCGGCTACAGCTTTTAAGCCTGAATCAAGGTGATGTTCAAGGAGTAATTGCCCCTTTAGAAAAACTAGCTAAACTCAACCCTGAAAGGTCGGAATATGGAGTCCTCTTAGCTCAAGCCAAGCAACAAATTGGTGATAAAGAAGGAGCCGCCCAAGCATATCGCACAATTCTTGATACTAAACCCGGTGATTTGAAGGCTTTACAGGGTATGGTAGCACTGTTAATAGACCAGCAACGCCCCGAAGCGGCTATTGGTCTATTACAAGAAACTTTAAATAATGCTACTCAAGCCAATAATATTCAGCCGGGAAGCGTGAATGTTATCGCTGTACAGGTGCTATTAGGCAATGTCTATGCTGCTCAAAAACGCTTTCCTCAAGCTGTGAATGTCTATAACCAAGCAATTAAGAAAGATCCCAAAGATTTTCGCCCAGTTTTAGCTAAAGCTATGTTATTGAAGGAACAAGGCAAAACATCTGAAGCTAAACCTTTGTTTGATAGTGCAGTAAATTTAGCGCCTGCTCAATATCGAGACGAAATTAACAAAGCCGCAACCGCTTCATCCACTCCTACGTCTGCTGCAACTTCCGCACCAGTACCAGTACCAGTACCAGTACCAGCAAGTACTCCCAAGCCATAA
- a CDS encoding virulence-associated protein, giving the protein MARSPIHPGEILGDEITELGMTASDLAHVLHVPKNRITEIINGKRGITADTALRLGQYFGTGGEFWLNLQKNYELKLAEQTVGK; this is encoded by the coding sequence ATGGCACGTTCACCCATCCACCCAGGAGAAATTCTTGGGGATGAAATCACAGAACTTGGTATGACAGCAAGTGATTTAGCTCATGTTCTCCATGTTCCTAAAAACCGGATTACCGAAATCATCAATGGAAAAAGAGGGATAACAGCTGATACAGCTTTGCGATTAGGTCAATATTTTGGAACTGGTGGAGAGTTTTGGCTAAATCTTCAGAAAAACTATGAATTGAAGTTAGCTGAACAAACGGTAGGCAAATAA